The Nitrospira sp. genome includes a region encoding these proteins:
- a CDS encoding arsenate reductase ArsC has translation MAEGLLRHPAEDRYAVYSAGTHPVGLNPGAVMAMQELNLDISAQQSKHMNTFADQAFDYVITVCDRAKESCPRWSHTGRLVHWSFVDPVAVLEPPEERRTVFRTVRDQIKTRIEKFFSIGR, from the coding sequence ATGGCGGAAGGATTGCTACGCCATCCGGCAGAAGATCGGTATGCCGTGTATAGCGCCGGGACGCATCCAGTCGGTCTCAATCCTGGCGCGGTGATGGCCATGCAGGAGCTGAACCTCGATATTTCTGCACAGCAGTCAAAGCACATGAACACGTTCGCTGATCAGGCATTCGACTATGTGATTACCGTGTGCGATCGAGCCAAGGAGTCCTGTCCCCGTTGGTCTCACACAGGGCGCCTGGTTCATTGGAGCTTTGTGGATCCCGTTGCCGTACTCGAGCCACCTGAAGAACGGCGTACGGTCTTTCGCACGGTACGGGATCAAATCAAAACCCGCATCGAGAAATTCTTCTCGATCGGACGTTGA
- a CDS encoding arsenite methyltransferase → MSDAQTLKEEIKTRYGQAALQAQKQERRSCCGTGTVLQAGQLDPITGNLYSDHEAATLPQDAVAASLGCGNPTALAQIAPGETVLDLGSGGGIDVLLSAQRVGPTGKVYGLDMTDEMLALARANQTKAGVTNVEFLKGDIEHIPLPGNSVDLIISNCVINLSPDKDLVLAEAFRVLKPGGRLAVSDIVVRGEIPQEIQRNVELWAGCVAGALEEQEYIGKLKRAGFEGVSIEPTRVYTAADARDLFEGTDLNLDAIAPVVAGKFISGFVRATKPEANQAACCSTSCCS, encoded by the coding sequence ATGAGTGACGCGCAGACGCTCAAAGAAGAAATCAAGACCAGATATGGCCAGGCAGCTTTGCAGGCACAGAAGCAGGAGCGGCGTTCCTGCTGCGGGACTGGGACTGTTTTGCAAGCAGGGCAGCTCGACCCAATCACCGGCAATCTGTACAGCGACCACGAAGCTGCCACGTTGCCTCAGGATGCAGTGGCGGCGTCGTTGGGGTGCGGTAACCCGACAGCATTGGCGCAGATTGCTCCGGGCGAGACAGTCTTGGATCTGGGCTCGGGCGGTGGCATCGATGTCCTGCTTTCCGCACAGCGGGTTGGACCAACCGGCAAGGTATATGGTCTCGATATGACGGATGAAATGTTGGCGTTGGCACGGGCCAATCAGACGAAGGCTGGGGTGACGAATGTGGAGTTCTTGAAAGGCGACATCGAGCACATTCCCTTGCCGGGCAATTCCGTCGATCTTATCATCTCAAACTGCGTGATCAATCTCTCGCCGGACAAGGATCTGGTGTTGGCGGAAGCCTTTCGCGTCTTGAAACCGGGAGGGAGACTGGCGGTCTCGGATATCGTGGTTCGAGGGGAGATTCCACAAGAGATTCAACGCAACGTCGAATTGTGGGCCGGGTGCGTCGCTGGTGCGTTGGAGGAACAGGAGTATATCGGAAAGCTGAAACGAGCGGGATTCGAAGGGGTCTCGATCGAGCCGACCAGAGTCTATACGGCTGCGGATGCACGGGATCTGTTCGAGGGAACCGATCTCAATCTTGATGCCATCGCGCCGGTAGTCGCCGGCAAGTTCATCAGTGGATTTGTACGGGCGACGAAACCAGAGGCGAATCAGGCGGCCTGCTGCTCGACGAGCTGTTGCTCATGA
- a CDS encoding winged helix-turn-helix transcriptional regulator: MATRALSTKKAVSLFHALSDETRLTLLDRLKEGEQCVCELTDAMKAAQSRLSFHLKVLKDAGLVEDRREGRWMYYSLSAQAIEELEELVGSFKKAARSAVSSTRCC, encoded by the coding sequence ATGGCTACTCGAGCTCTCTCAACCAAGAAGGCGGTGTCGTTGTTTCATGCCCTCTCGGATGAGACCAGGTTGACGCTGCTCGACCGGTTGAAAGAGGGAGAGCAGTGCGTCTGTGAGCTGACGGATGCGATGAAAGCGGCGCAGTCACGGCTGTCGTTTCATCTGAAAGTATTAAAGGATGCCGGGCTGGTTGAGGATCGCCGTGAGGGACGGTGGATGTATTACTCCCTTAGTGCTCAGGCAATCGAGGAATTAGAGGAGTTGGTGGGTTCTTTCAAGAAAGCAGCAAGATCGGCGGTTTCCTCGACGCGTTGCTGCTGA
- a CDS encoding SMP-30/gluconolactonase/LRE family protein: MAATLSMKQTVLFAWSLYAVNGLFISLTGCGNGDGLPPPTPPSVATITTVAGTGVDGFNGDNQPATAAHLSEPLGVAVDRAGSLLMTDGRNFRVRRVDAQTGIITTVAGTGVPGFNGDNQPATAAQMSPIDVAVDGAGNLLIADMRNMAIRRVDAQTGIITTVAGTRGRGFNGDNQPATSAQLNFPVGIAVDGAGNLLIADQTNARIRRVDAQTGIITTVAGTGVLGFNGDNQPATSAQLNFPSSIAVDGTGNLVIADSSNNRIRRVDVRTGIITTMAGTGVAGFNGDNQPATAAQVNIPRDFAVDGVGNLLIADGSNNRIRRVDAQTGIITTVAGTGVLGFNGDNQPATAAHMSDPWGVTVDRAGHLLIADHNNNRVRRVGP, translated from the coding sequence ATGGCTGCGACCCTGTCGATGAAGCAGACCGTGCTATTCGCATGGAGTCTGTATGCGGTTAACGGTCTGTTCATCTCTCTCACTGGCTGCGGGAACGGGGATGGACTCCCCCCTCCCACTCCGCCATCGGTGGCCACGATCACTACCGTGGCAGGCACAGGAGTGGATGGATTTAATGGGGATAATCAACCAGCCACTGCGGCCCACCTGAGCGAGCCTCTCGGCGTCGCTGTGGATCGCGCCGGTAGTCTGCTAATGACAGATGGTCGTAACTTTCGCGTTCGGCGAGTTGACGCCCAGACGGGCATTATCACCACCGTGGCAGGCACGGGAGTACCTGGCTTTAATGGGGATAATCAACCAGCCACTGCGGCCCAAATGAGCCCTATTGACGTCGCGGTCGATGGGGCGGGGAATTTACTGATTGCGGATATGCGTAATATGGCCATCCGGCGAGTTGACGCCCAGACGGGCATTATCACTACCGTGGCAGGCACTAGGGGCCGAGGCTTTAATGGGGATAACCAACCGGCTACTTCCGCCCAGTTGAACTTTCCTGTTGGCATCGCCGTTGATGGGGCGGGGAATTTGCTGATTGCGGATCAGACCAATGCACGCATCCGGCGAGTTGACGCCCAGACAGGCATTATTACTACCGTGGCAGGCACGGGGGTCCTAGGCTTTAATGGGGATAATCAACCGGCCACTTCTGCTCAGTTGAACTTTCCTTCTAGCATCGCCGTCGACGGGACGGGCAATTTGGTGATTGCAGATAGTAGTAACAATCGCATCCGGCGAGTTGACGTCCGGACGGGGATTATCACCACCATGGCAGGCACGGGAGTGGCTGGCTTTAATGGGGATAACCAACCGGCCACTGCAGCCCAAGTGAATATTCCTAGGGACTTTGCCGTGGATGGGGTGGGTAATCTGCTGATTGCAGACGGTAGTAACAATCGCATCCGGCGAGTTGACGCCCAGACAGGCATTATTACTACCGTGGCAGGCACAGGGGTCCTAGGCTTTAATGGGGATAATCAACCGGCCACTGCGGCCCACATGAGCGACCCTTGGGGCGTCACAGTAGATCGGGCAGGTCATCTGCTGATTGCAGATCATAATAACAACCGCGTCCGGCGGGTTGGGCCATAA
- a CDS encoding VIT family protein, with protein sequence MPHLETHTIRRIGWLRAAVLGANDGIVSTASLIVGVAAAGASSTSIMTAGVAGLVAGAMAMAAGEYVSVSSQADAERADLARERMELATNPEQEHREMTAIYVARGLDVELASKVATQLMTHDALSAHGRDELGISDTVTARPVQAALASAITFSVGAILPLLIVLLVPASALTWAVSGSSLLFLVLLGSLAARVGGASVMIAATRVTVWGALAMAVTAGAGALFGVPA encoded by the coding sequence ATGCCGCACCTTGAAACGCACACCATACGCCGAATTGGATGGCTTCGTGCCGCAGTGCTAGGCGCAAATGACGGTATTGTGTCGACGGCGAGCCTCATCGTAGGCGTAGCGGCGGCAGGCGCAAGCTCAACAAGCATTATGACTGCAGGCGTGGCCGGTCTTGTGGCCGGCGCGATGGCGATGGCGGCAGGCGAGTATGTTTCGGTGAGTTCGCAAGCCGACGCCGAGCGCGCGGATCTCGCTCGGGAGCGCATGGAGCTCGCAACGAACCCCGAGCAAGAGCACAGAGAAATGACTGCAATCTACGTTGCACGTGGACTGGATGTAGAACTCGCATCCAAAGTCGCAACCCAGCTGATGACACATGATGCACTCAGTGCCCATGGTCGTGATGAGCTCGGAATATCCGACACCGTGACCGCACGACCAGTTCAAGCTGCCTTGGCATCAGCTATCACATTTTCGGTTGGCGCTATCCTACCTCTCCTAATCGTCCTGTTAGTACCCGCTTCTGCACTTACGTGGGCTGTTTCTGGAAGTTCACTTCTCTTTCTAGTTCTTTTAGGCTCCCTGGCTGCGCGGGTCGGCGGTGCTTCTGTGATGATTGCCGCTACGCGGGTTACCGTTTGGGGCGCCTTGGCAATGGCTGTGACCGCTGGAGCTGGAGCGTTGTTTGGGGTTCCGGCCTGA
- a CDS encoding bile acid:sodium symporter — protein sequence MGKNSHNLTVRALSQFIHHHLLWFLIGVYVLSAIWPAAGLGIRQVSFGDLQIFNETLHVSLLLLLLATLMFNAGLGVKTSHLRSLAKKTGVLFAGLTANLVIPMAYIFLVTLIMRVWYEPEEAQHILVGLALVAAMPIAGASTAWVQNSNGNLALSLGLVLASTLLSPVLTPVALYTFGEMATEEYERVIHDLAAYGSGAFLGLWIVLPSLLGLAVRFVVPETRQTAVMPIIKLINAVVLLLLNYSNGSVSLPQAVADRDYDFLAVTFVITAGLCVTAFSAGYGLSRLFKLDDAERVSLMYGLGMNNNGTGLVLASLVLSAYPRVMVPIIFYNLFQHLVAGGVHEILGRNAERETTEPR from the coding sequence ATGGGTAAGAATAGCCACAACCTCACGGTTCGCGCCTTGTCGCAGTTCATCCATCATCACCTCCTGTGGTTTTTGATCGGCGTCTATGTGCTCTCCGCAATCTGGCCAGCCGCCGGTTTGGGGATACGACAGGTCAGCTTCGGCGATCTCCAAATCTTCAACGAGACGCTGCATGTTTCTCTCCTGCTGCTCCTACTGGCAACCTTGATGTTCAATGCGGGGTTGGGGGTCAAGACTTCGCATCTCAGATCGTTAGCCAAGAAGACAGGGGTTCTGTTTGCCGGGCTCACCGCCAATCTCGTTATTCCTATGGCCTATATCTTTCTGGTCACCCTCATCATGCGGGTGTGGTATGAGCCGGAGGAAGCCCAACATATCCTCGTCGGGTTGGCTTTGGTGGCGGCCATGCCGATTGCCGGAGCGTCAACCGCCTGGGTCCAGAACTCAAATGGGAATCTGGCACTTAGTTTGGGGTTGGTCCTGGCTTCGACCCTGCTCAGTCCCGTCCTGACACCGGTGGCGCTGTATACGTTCGGTGAGATGGCCACAGAGGAATATGAGCGGGTGATACATGATCTTGCTGCGTACGGATCGGGAGCGTTCCTAGGTCTCTGGATCGTGTTACCCTCCCTGTTGGGCCTTGCGGTGCGCTTCGTGGTGCCGGAAACCAGACAGACGGCCGTCATGCCGATCATCAAACTGATCAATGCCGTCGTCTTACTGCTCTTGAACTACTCGAACGGCTCGGTCTCCCTTCCTCAGGCGGTCGCGGACCGCGACTATGACTTCCTCGCGGTTACGTTCGTGATCACCGCGGGTCTCTGTGTCACGGCCTTTTCCGCCGGCTACGGATTGAGTCGACTCTTCAAGCTCGATGATGCGGAACGGGTCTCGCTTATGTATGGATTGGGAATGAATAACAATGGAACGGGACTGGTCTTAGCCTCATTGGTCTTGTCGGCCTATCCCCGAGTCATGGTTCCGATCATTTTCTACAACCTTTTTCAGCATCTTGTGGCTGGTGGCGTGCATGAGATCCTCGGGAGAAACGCGGAGAGGGAAACGACAGAGCCACGTTAA
- a CDS encoding alcohol dehydrogenase catalytic domain-containing protein, which yields MTSVQITSPGGPFKLVHGPVPEPKPNTVRVKVQACGVCHSDMFVKEGHWPGLHYPRVTGHEVAGVIDAVGAGVVVWEKGQPVGVGWHGGHCGHCAPCHRGDFFGCQKFIVTGFHEDGGYAEYLIARTEALAAIPDVLTPTEAAPILCAGITTFNSLRHSGARAGDLVAVQGLGGLGHLGVQFANKMGFHTVAIGRGQDKAALALKLGAERYLDAETVDPVKELASLGGAAVILATAPSGKAMSDMIDGLGVGGKLIVLGASTDPMIVTPLQLIGARRTIQGWPSGTARDSEDALNFCALTGIRPIVEAFPLEQAAAAYDRMLSGKARCRVVLTME from the coding sequence ATGACATCCGTGCAGATCACTTCCCCAGGAGGTCCGTTCAAGCTCGTCCACGGGCCGGTGCCGGAACCCAAGCCCAATACCGTTCGCGTTAAAGTGCAGGCCTGTGGGGTTTGCCATAGTGACATGTTCGTCAAAGAAGGCCATTGGCCGGGACTCCACTATCCACGAGTCACGGGCCATGAGGTGGCGGGTGTGATCGATGCAGTCGGTGCCGGGGTGGTTGTCTGGGAAAAAGGTCAACCTGTCGGGGTGGGGTGGCACGGTGGACATTGTGGTCACTGTGCCCCTTGTCATCGCGGTGATTTTTTCGGATGTCAGAAATTCATCGTGACCGGCTTTCATGAAGATGGAGGGTATGCGGAGTACTTGATCGCGCGAACCGAGGCACTGGCAGCTATCCCCGATGTATTGACGCCAACGGAAGCGGCGCCGATTCTCTGCGCCGGGATTACGACGTTTAATAGCTTGCGGCATAGCGGAGCCAGGGCGGGTGATCTGGTGGCGGTTCAGGGGCTGGGAGGACTCGGCCATCTCGGGGTGCAGTTTGCCAACAAGATGGGTTTTCACACGGTGGCTATCGGACGCGGCCAGGACAAAGCCGCACTTGCTTTGAAGCTGGGAGCTGAGCGCTACCTCGATGCTGAAACGGTTGATCCGGTGAAGGAGCTGGCGAGTCTCGGTGGAGCCGCCGTGATTTTGGCAACGGCGCCGAGCGGGAAAGCCATGTCGGACATGATCGACGGGTTGGGGGTCGGCGGCAAGCTCATTGTTCTTGGGGCGTCGACTGACCCCATGATCGTGACACCGCTTCAACTGATCGGCGCACGTCGGACGATTCAGGGGTGGCCGTCAGGCACTGCGCGGGACTCCGAGGATGCCCTGAATTTTTGTGCTTTGACCGGTATCCGCCCGATTGTGGAGGCATTCCCTCTGGAACAGGCAGCGGCCGCCTACGACCGGATGCTGAGCGGCAAGGCCCGTTGTCGCGTGGTGCTGACCATGGAGTAA
- a CDS encoding L,D-transpeptidase, whose translation MRCPSDETVQWECRTLRDGESLERLFGEQWVHVARFNRVDRRHVHGGVSIKVPKQIEDVESFLPLPLLYLAAEQEGQFILVNLSEQFLGAYEYGALRFAVPIVSGDEDHPTPVGEFRLTAAHRTHRSCLYKVEGTDRSYPMNYALRFHIDREGVSYWLHGRDLPGYPASHGCIGLYDEPMQKEQYGIPRDPELNDAKRLFEWVLGEEVEHDQVISLRNGPRMQIIGQAPRHPP comes from the coding sequence ATGAGGTGTCCCAGTGATGAGACGGTGCAGTGGGAATGCCGGACACTCCGAGACGGTGAATCATTGGAAAGGCTCTTTGGTGAGCAGTGGGTCCATGTCGCGCGGTTCAATCGAGTCGATCGGCGTCACGTCCATGGTGGGGTGTCGATCAAAGTCCCGAAGCAGATTGAAGATGTGGAGTCATTTCTGCCCTTGCCGCTGTTGTATCTGGCGGCCGAGCAAGAAGGACAGTTCATACTCGTCAATCTGTCCGAGCAGTTTCTCGGTGCCTATGAGTACGGCGCACTCCGGTTTGCCGTTCCGATCGTCTCAGGGGACGAGGACCATCCGACACCCGTGGGCGAGTTTCGCCTCACCGCGGCCCATCGTACCCATCGATCCTGCTTGTACAAGGTTGAGGGAACGGATCGGTCTTATCCGATGAATTATGCGCTCCGATTTCATATCGATCGTGAAGGGGTATCTTATTGGTTGCACGGGCGTGACTTACCGGGCTATCCCGCTTCCCACGGTTGTATCGGCCTCTATGACGAACCGATGCAGAAGGAACAGTATGGGATTCCAAGAGATCCGGAGCTGAATGATGCGAAGCGGCTATTTGAGTGGGTATTGGGTGAGGAAGTCGAGCATGATCAAGTGATTTCACTCCGGAACGGGCCGAGAATGCAGATCATCGGCCAGGCGCCGAGACATCCGCCGTAG
- a CDS encoding CBS domain-containing protein, whose translation MRQTEFFMKATDPKTLTVGQLMQDAVTRCTSRTEASTIAHLMTHRNYGSLPVVEEDGTLVGIVTEYDLLQAMTEGRDLRKILAIEIMSAHPVSVTEDQTLAQVADLFQDRYVTRVPVVRNNKLVGILARRDVLFGYMKASQYWS comes from the coding sequence ATGAGACAAACCGAATTCTTCATGAAAGCGACTGATCCGAAGACCTTGACGGTCGGACAGTTGATGCAGGATGCCGTCACACGATGCACCTCACGCACCGAGGCGTCGACGATCGCCCATCTGATGACCCATCGCAACTACGGAAGTTTGCCGGTGGTAGAAGAGGACGGCACATTAGTGGGGATCGTCACGGAATATGATCTCTTGCAAGCCATGACCGAGGGGCGTGATCTCAGAAAGATTTTGGCCATAGAGATCATGTCGGCCCATCCTGTAAGCGTGACGGAAGATCAAACGCTTGCTCAGGTGGCTGATCTGTTCCAGGACCGCTATGTGACTCGAGTGCCGGTCGTCCGGAACAACAAGCTGGTGGGGATTCTGGCCAGACGTGATGTGCTCTTCGGCTATATGAAGGCATCGCAATATTGGTCGTAA
- a CDS encoding CBS domain-containing protein — protein sequence MKKKAKVKVKDFDSMTVNQVMEKDVQFVPLKMKGDLIAALLTEGFGAVPVVEKGRKLAGIVSEHDLLAAVDDRHQLSTMTAKDIMTANPYSVRPETTLGTMVHVLRASDLVRVPVVNAKEKLIGIIARRDLLRAYLATGGKRQL from the coding sequence ATGAAAAAGAAAGCCAAGGTGAAGGTCAAAGACTTCGACTCCATGACCGTGAACCAGGTCATGGAAAAAGACGTACAGTTCGTCCCGCTGAAAATGAAGGGGGATTTGATTGCGGCCCTCCTTACCGAAGGATTTGGGGCTGTTCCCGTAGTGGAGAAAGGGCGCAAGTTGGCCGGCATCGTCAGCGAGCATGACCTGCTCGCGGCCGTCGATGACCGCCACCAGCTCAGTACCATGACGGCGAAGGATATCATGACGGCCAATCCTTACTCCGTCCGACCTGAGACGACGCTTGGAACGATGGTACACGTGCTGCGGGCGAGCGATTTGGTTCGCGTCCCCGTCGTGAATGCCAAAGAGAAATTGATCGGCATCATCGCGCGACGCGATCTCTTACGGGCCTATCTGGCCACCGGCGGCAAACGACAACTGTGA
- a CDS encoding universal stress protein, with the protein MRILCAVDGSEHSQWGVQTLEALAGQEPEQVVLLHIVDQPALRSATNKNPVAAKRVLAAMEKAGTIVLRDAARAARLALSQAATGPRTKLQTILAHGPIAHTIARTARRLKADLILMGSRGLSDIQGFLLGSVSRQVAATVPCPLLVVKQPLTTLLRVAIAVDDSKPSRAAARFLRSHVLPDSATVTILTSGESPVTDLAARYLSEPQLDELKRPVMERATRLVDTLRDDFIKDGFSVVTQVHMDHVIDSIVKYVETNRDQLLVIGSRDLTKSERLYLGSVSESLLRHAPCSVLIVRGPRA; encoded by the coding sequence ATGCGGATCTTATGCGCGGTCGATGGATCGGAACATTCACAATGGGGGGTCCAGACGCTTGAAGCCCTTGCCGGTCAAGAACCTGAACAGGTGGTGCTTCTACACATCGTCGATCAGCCGGCACTTCGGTCCGCCACAAACAAGAACCCCGTTGCAGCGAAACGTGTCCTTGCTGCGATGGAGAAGGCCGGGACCATCGTGTTACGCGATGCCGCACGAGCGGCTCGACTTGCCCTGAGTCAGGCAGCAACCGGACCACGGACAAAGCTCCAGACGATCCTCGCACATGGTCCGATTGCCCATACCATTGCGAGAACTGCCCGGCGACTGAAGGCTGACCTCATCCTCATGGGATCGCGTGGCCTGAGTGACATTCAAGGATTCTTACTCGGGAGCGTTTCTCGGCAGGTGGCTGCGACCGTTCCCTGTCCTCTGTTGGTCGTGAAACAGCCCCTGACCACACTACTCCGCGTGGCCATCGCCGTAGACGATTCCAAACCATCACGTGCTGCTGCCCGGTTTCTTCGATCCCATGTCTTGCCGGACTCCGCCACGGTCACGATCCTGACCTCAGGGGAAAGTCCCGTTACGGACCTCGCGGCACGCTATCTCTCCGAGCCGCAACTGGACGAGTTGAAACGGCCCGTCATGGAACGAGCCACCCGGTTGGTCGATACTCTACGAGATGACTTCATCAAAGACGGTTTTTCGGTTGTCACTCAAGTCCACATGGACCACGTGATCGACAGCATCGTGAAATACGTCGAGACCAACCGTGACCAGCTGTTGGTGATCGGCTCACGTGATTTGACGAAGAGCGAGCGTCTCTATCTCGGCAGCGTGTCCGAAAGTTTGCTGAGACATGCCCCCTGTTCGGTACTGATTGTACGAGGCCCCCGTGCCTGA